Within the Thermanaeromonas toyohensis ToBE genome, the region TTAAAATCCACTATAGCCTGGGCTACCCCTAAAGTATCCACAGAATCCATGCAGTATATGGCATCGATGGGAGGATGATGGTTAAGGATAGATTGAGTTATCTCTTCAGCACTCAAAATGCCCAATTTAGAGGTATAGATATCTACAATTTTCATATCCGGGTGTTCGCGTAGAGCGTTTAAGAAGCCATTCAATTTTAAATTCTGGTAGATTACGTCCTTTTGGCCGTCATTGCTCACAATTATAGCTATATTAGCTTTGCCAGCTGTAGCTTGTACCATTAACCTCCCGGCCTGTTCCCCCAGTACAAAGCTGTTGGCCCCCACAAAAGCCTTCCTTTTGCTTTCTTTGGCGTCATTATCAATAGTTATTACTGGGATGCCCCGGGAGTAAGCTTTATCAATCAGGCGGGTGAAATCAGTAGCATAAGAGACGTGGGTTATTATACCATCAACCCGGGCGGTAATAGCCATATCCAGGTATTTTATTTCTTCCTCACTATTATTAAACCGGGGAGCACTAAACTCCAGGGCTAGATTATATAGGCTTGCTGCTTCAGAGGCCCCTCTATATACCTCCCGCCAAAAGGGATCCACTGAATTAGGGGCTACCAAGTAAAAATGATACTTGGGGATAGAATTGTTAAAAAGGGGCTGAGTAACCGAGGAAAAAGTCCGGGGCCCGATTACATAGATCTTAAGTATTAAAACCAGCGTAAGTAAAACACCCAGAATTATTAGAGATCCTCTCGTTGTGCGCATCTTCTTCTTCCTTAA harbors:
- a CDS encoding sugar-binding protein encodes the protein MRTTRGSLIILGVLLTLVLILKIYVIGPRTFSSVTQPLFNNSIPKYHFYLVAPNSVDPFWREVYRGASEAASLYNLALEFSAPRFNNSEEEIKYLDMAITARVDGIITHVSYATDFTRLIDKAYSRGIPVITIDNDAKESKRKAFVGANSFVLGEQAGRLMVQATAGKANIAIIVSNDGQKDVIYQNLKLNGFLNALREHPDMKIVDIYTSKLGILSAEEITQSILNHHPPIDAIYCMDSVDTLGVAQAIVDFNRVGDIKIVGYGDTPEILRYIERGIIYGTVMNDPYKMGYESIKALLEIKEKDNTSTFIDTGVKIITKENVNRYREEQKGS